From a single Photobacterium gaetbulicola Gung47 genomic region:
- a CDS encoding putative cytochrome c-type protein (COG3005), translating into MAAFHWTMDYTNRNQFCYGCHIGMDTIVEEYQASIHFKNTKGVVAATCSDCHVPREFVPKMALKIGATGDIFHMMRGTITLENFETEHRPRLAQKVTDEYKTNDSKQCRYCHDVNKMDFENQSRNASRRHQTMAERGQTCIDCHAGIAHALPKPAATEAAAE; encoded by the coding sequence ATGGCAGCCTTTCACTGGACGATGGACTATACCAACAGGAACCAGTTCTGTTATGGCTGTCATATCGGCATGGATACCATCGTCGAGGAATACCAAGCCTCGATTCATTTTAAAAACACCAAGGGGGTGGTCGCCGCTACGTGCAGCGACTGCCACGTCCCCCGTGAATTCGTTCCCAAAATGGCGCTGAAAATTGGCGCGACTGGCGATATCTTCCACATGATGCGCGGCACCATCACGCTGGAGAACTTCGAAACAGAACACCGCCCGCGGCTGGCACAGAAAGTGACCGACGAGTACAAGACCAATGACTCCAAACAGTGCCGTTATTGTCATGATGTCAACAAGATGGATTTCGAAAACCAGTCGCGCAATGCCAGCCGCCGCCACCAGACTATGGCGGAACGAGGGCAAACATGCATCGACTGCCATGCCGGTATCGCCCATGCGCTGCCCAAGCCAGCAGCGACGGAAGCCGCTGCCGAATGA
- a CDS encoding hypothetical protein (COG0845), which yields MISLKELLRRKPWILSTFILLGIAIWLFSGHQSAPSDSSEPQGQQTKASSPPPLAKVVIEQFTVQPVTRTLSLYGRTAPNRKATLGAEVSGKVESLLVRKGQHVKAGQGLVQLDKADRELQLARTKALLKVRTQEFNAAKSLKSRGLQGEVAFSQAEANLIEAKAQVKSLELTLANTEIYAPFDGIIELLYIEKGDFLGVGDPIISIVDLDPLVISADVSERHIDKIYKEQQAEVSLVTGFATTGTLSFRGAVANEATNTYPIEVEISNPDMTLTAGTSANLELLLATEPAIKITPSMLALDEAGNLGVKTLTSEDKVHFVPISIVKVEPDGVWLSGTEPTVEIITTGQGFVRDGDTVIPVRRNSVDLDGSE from the coding sequence ATGATTTCTCTCAAGGAACTTTTAAGACGTAAACCTTGGATACTCTCCACATTTATTTTGCTCGGGATTGCCATTTGGCTGTTTAGTGGCCATCAATCAGCCCCTTCAGATAGCTCGGAGCCACAAGGACAACAAACCAAAGCCTCCAGTCCCCCTCCACTGGCCAAGGTTGTGATTGAGCAATTTACTGTCCAGCCCGTTACCCGCACCCTCTCCCTCTATGGCCGAACCGCCCCCAACCGTAAAGCAACTCTCGGCGCAGAAGTCTCAGGTAAAGTCGAAAGCCTGCTAGTACGCAAGGGCCAGCACGTAAAAGCCGGCCAAGGCCTTGTCCAGCTAGACAAAGCGGATCGCGAACTGCAACTCGCCCGCACCAAGGCATTGCTCAAAGTCAGGACCCAAGAGTTTAATGCTGCCAAGTCATTAAAAAGTAGGGGGTTGCAGGGAGAGGTGGCATTTAGCCAGGCAGAAGCCAACCTCATTGAGGCCAAGGCACAGGTCAAAAGTCTTGAGCTAACCCTCGCCAATACCGAAATCTATGCCCCTTTCGACGGAATTATCGAACTCCTCTATATTGAAAAAGGTGATTTCCTAGGCGTTGGCGATCCGATCATTTCCATTGTTGATCTTGATCCGCTGGTGATCAGTGCCGATGTCAGCGAGCGCCATATCGATAAAATTTACAAAGAGCAGCAAGCAGAAGTCAGCCTGGTAACCGGATTTGCTACCACCGGGACACTGAGCTTTAGGGGGGCGGTCGCCAACGAAGCCACCAACACGTATCCGATTGAAGTTGAGATCAGTAACCCAGACATGACCCTGACGGCCGGCACCAGCGCCAATCTCGAACTGCTGTTAGCAACCGAGCCGGCAATTAAGATCACCCCCTCAATGCTGGCGCTGGATGAAGCGGGTAACCTAGGGGTCAAGACCTTGACATCAGAGGATAAAGTGCATTTCGTCCCTATCTCAATTGTCAAAGTCGAGCCTGACGGCGTATGGCTGAGCGGTACCGAGCCCACCGTTGAGATCATCACCACAGGTCAAGGTTTCGTCAGAGATGGTGATACGGTGATCCCGGTTCGCCGCAATTCAGTTGACCTCGATGGGAGTGAGTAA
- a CDS encoding hypothetical protein (COG1664) has translation MGIFDKQSGAASQQTTTTVIAAGCDIQGEFKLSCDMQVDGIIEGTLKLEKGLIVSRSGSIKGEIWADKIIVNGQIEGVCRANAIEILDKGVVSGSIYCDNLSIDRGGKFFGTTHPAETQHVVEFTPKGKTDMKKAEQPASEKKPVEQKLKKAQ, from the coding sequence ATGGGCATCTTTGATAAACAAAGTGGAGCAGCAAGTCAGCAAACAACTACAACTGTCATCGCAGCGGGATGTGACATCCAAGGAGAATTCAAGCTAAGTTGCGATATGCAGGTCGATGGGATCATTGAGGGGACATTGAAGCTGGAAAAAGGCTTGATTGTCAGCCGCAGTGGCTCTATTAAAGGGGAAATCTGGGCTGACAAGATCATCGTCAACGGTCAGATCGAAGGGGTCTGCCGCGCCAATGCCATCGAGATCCTGGATAAAGGGGTCGTATCGGGCAGCATTTACTGCGATAACCTGAGCATTGATCGCGGCGGCAAGTTCTTCGGTACTACGCACCCGGCCGAAACCCAGCATGTTGTTGAGTTTACGCCAAAAGGCAAGACTGACATGAAAAAAGCAGAGCAGCCGGCGAGTGAGAAAAAGCCAGTGGAACAAAAGTTGAAAAAGGCGCAATAA
- a CDS encoding cytochrome c553 (COG2863) — protein MRVLKQPFALSCLIIIGGYCSHAAAVSDELVKSCDACHGTNGVSKNTNIPSIAGIAEWNLSDQMLQYLDGRPAKTVNHVLGDTSKSGNMKTVVEGLSEDQINDLANYYSSKPFVKAKQTFDGNKAAAGKEVHMASCDKCHSKGGSDPFDEASILAGQQKGYILRTMNEYKGGQRQGDKGMVDAIKALSADDISALVEFYASQQ, from the coding sequence ATGAGAGTGTTGAAACAACCCTTTGCACTATCCTGCCTCATTATTATCGGTGGCTATTGCAGCCATGCTGCTGCGGTCAGTGATGAGCTAGTGAAAAGTTGCGATGCCTGCCACGGTACTAACGGAGTCAGTAAGAATACCAACATCCCTTCCATTGCCGGGATTGCCGAATGGAACCTCAGCGATCAGATGCTGCAATACCTCGATGGCCGCCCGGCCAAAACCGTTAACCATGTCCTTGGGGATACCAGCAAAAGTGGCAATATGAAAACCGTTGTCGAAGGGCTGAGCGAGGATCAAATCAACGATCTTGCCAACTATTATTCATCCAAACCTTTTGTCAAAGCCAAACAAACGTTCGATGGCAACAAAGCGGCTGCGGGCAAAGAGGTACATATGGCCAGCTGTGACAAATGCCATTCGAAAGGTGGCAGCGACCCATTCGACGAGGCCTCTATCCTCGCAGGCCAGCAAAAAGGTTACATCCTGCGCACTATGAATGAGTACAAGGGTGGCCAGCGCCAAGGTGACAAAGGTATGGTCGATGCAATCAAAGCCCTTAGTGCTGATGATATTTCAGCACTGGTTGAGTTTTATGCCAGCCAGCAATAA
- a CDS encoding putative TagE protein (COG0739), producing MKEQITISVSSIHGSRHFQLSVKAQRNLRWLAISAVVVTVTAAGWMVYLKSEADDAKYKQMELEAQSSSLTEELDQLKSLKFDLEADLDARENRLSGVSDRLHELEALLGVDVTGEVDAIEQRLDVAAINSAVRTAILESLPNGSPVGNARQSSQFGYRVHPVTGKRRLHRGLDFAVNTGTPVYAPADGVVETVRPSKEGSGNFLRLQHTFGFSSSYSHLHKFAVKSGDFVNKGDLIAYSGNSGLSSGPHLHYEVRFVGRALNPRPFVDWSLDNFEHIFEKERNIQWASLINKVEQQVSKQLQLSSQRDVTSKENSS from the coding sequence ATGAAGGAACAAATCACGATATCGGTTTCATCGATACATGGTTCAAGGCACTTTCAGCTGAGTGTCAAAGCGCAGCGTAATTTGCGCTGGCTGGCTATCTCTGCTGTGGTGGTCACTGTGACGGCGGCCGGTTGGATGGTGTATTTGAAGTCAGAAGCCGATGACGCGAAATACAAACAGATGGAATTGGAAGCCCAGTCATCATCATTGACTGAAGAGCTAGATCAACTGAAATCGTTGAAATTCGATTTAGAGGCGGACTTGGATGCCCGTGAAAATCGTTTGAGTGGGGTATCGGATAGGTTACATGAACTCGAAGCTTTACTTGGCGTCGATGTTACCGGGGAAGTTGATGCCATAGAGCAGCGCTTGGATGTTGCCGCGATCAACTCTGCGGTGCGTACCGCTATATTGGAAAGCCTACCTAATGGGTCGCCGGTGGGGAATGCGCGCCAGTCGTCCCAGTTTGGCTATCGTGTTCATCCAGTAACGGGCAAGCGTCGGTTGCACCGCGGGCTGGACTTTGCCGTGAACACCGGCACGCCGGTATATGCACCTGCAGATGGCGTGGTAGAAACGGTACGGCCAAGTAAGGAGGGCTCGGGTAACTTTCTTCGCCTACAGCACACCTTTGGCTTTTCGTCATCTTATTCCCATTTACACAAATTTGCCGTGAAATCCGGTGATTTCGTCAATAAGGGCGATCTCATTGCGTACTCCGGCAATTCTGGTTTGTCATCCGGGCCACACCTGCATTATGAGGTGCGGTTTGTAGGGCGGGCGTTGAATCCACGGCCATTCGTTGATTGGAGCTTGGATAATTTTGAACATATTTTTGAAAAAGAGAGAAATATTCAATGGGCATCTTTGATAAACAAAGTGGAGCAGCAAGTCAGCAAACAACTACAACTGTCATCGCAGCGGGATGTGACATCCAAGGAGAATTCAAGCTAA
- a CDS encoding acriflavin resistance plasma membrane protein (COG0841) — MFAIIDAAINRSRTMLTLLVLILLAGVITYRVIPKESSPDITIPVIYVSVGHQGISPIDAERLLVRPLEKELRSIEGVKEMTAAASEGYASVTLEFIAGSDINVALTDVREAVDMAKTKLPEDADEPTVNEVTLASYEPVLSLVLYGTVPERTTIQIARELQDKLESFKQVLEVDIAGDREDVVEVLVEPLLMESYGLDQQDVFNLVARNNRVVAAGFVDTGYGRFSVKVPSVFDSLKDILELPIKVDGNKVVTFSDVATIRRAYRDPDSFARLNGDTAVVLDVKKRAGENIIETVNIVKAVVEEAQKLDEWPDNLLVEYTLDQSEDVETMLSDLQNNILSAIILVVIVILAILGTRTAFLVGVSIPGAFLTGLLMLAVSGITVNMIVLFALIMAVGMLVDGAIVVTEYADRKMQEGVGRKQAYREAAKRMAWPITASTATTLAAFAPLLFWPDTTGEFMRYLPLTLIATLSASLIMALLFVPVLGSVVGKPQYTTQQDRERKIALEKGDFSQAHGLTKLYLATLAIAIKHPIKILLSACLFAVAVGVAYSKAGLGVVFFPDVDPPHFTIKARSHGDLSIYEKDTLMSQIEQRIMGTEGIKSVYTRTGGNNEIGQIQLNPLDWQYRPPIKDIIAEMREKTADIAGVELEFKFPQAGPPSEHDVVIEVSGNNTAEMNDAVRQVRYWLESQPAFTNISDSADKEGIDWEINISRDDAARFGSDATLVGNTVQFVTNGLKIGDFLPDDTDEEVDILVRYPEDKRDIGRFDELRVKTVYGMVPITNFASITPSPKQGTINRIDGKRVIEVMADMATGYNLSLQLPVINAAIAEMPLAKGTQVVVRGQNEDQEKSSAFLQNAFLVALAVMGLILITQFNSFYQALLILSAVLFSTVGVFLGLLIFQRPFGIIMSGIGVISLAGIVVNNNIVLIDTYNQLRHGGMDKVTAIMHTGAQRLRPVLLTTITTVLGLLPMVLEMNIDLLNRVVEFGAPSTQWWSQLATAVAGGLTFATVLTLILTPCLLMLGRDHRQRAEKRASAPQTQNGHTPMGDPEAIVKQQLGKMLSSPPVPSKTVTAQGTTERLK, encoded by the coding sequence ATGTTTGCCATCATCGATGCAGCGATAAACCGCTCGCGCACCATGCTCACCTTGCTCGTACTCATCTTACTGGCAGGTGTCATCACCTATCGCGTTATACCGAAAGAATCCAGCCCGGATATCACCATACCGGTCATTTACGTCTCCGTCGGCCACCAGGGGATCAGCCCTATCGATGCCGAGCGCTTATTGGTTAGGCCGTTAGAAAAAGAGCTGCGCTCCATTGAGGGCGTCAAAGAGATGACCGCAGCGGCGTCGGAAGGCTATGCTTCTGTCACCCTAGAATTCATCGCAGGATCGGACATCAACGTTGCCCTCACCGATGTCCGCGAGGCCGTCGATATGGCCAAGACCAAACTCCCCGAAGATGCCGACGAGCCAACGGTGAATGAAGTGACCTTGGCCAGCTATGAGCCAGTGCTGTCGTTGGTTCTCTACGGTACCGTGCCGGAACGGACCACGATTCAGATAGCACGTGAACTTCAGGATAAGCTAGAGAGCTTCAAACAAGTGCTTGAGGTCGATATTGCCGGTGACCGGGAAGATGTCGTTGAAGTACTGGTCGAGCCGCTCTTGATGGAGAGCTACGGCCTTGACCAGCAAGATGTCTTCAACCTGGTAGCCCGCAATAACCGCGTCGTAGCTGCGGGATTTGTCGATACCGGCTATGGCCGTTTTTCGGTCAAGGTCCCCTCGGTCTTTGACTCGCTGAAGGATATCCTCGAGCTGCCCATCAAAGTCGATGGCAACAAAGTGGTCACGTTCAGCGATGTCGCCACCATACGCCGCGCTTACCGCGATCCCGATAGCTTTGCTCGCCTCAACGGTGACACTGCCGTCGTACTGGATGTAAAAAAACGGGCGGGCGAAAACATCATTGAAACGGTCAATATCGTCAAAGCCGTTGTCGAGGAAGCCCAGAAACTTGACGAATGGCCCGACAACCTCTTGGTCGAATACACCCTCGACCAGTCGGAAGATGTTGAGACCATGCTCAGCGATCTGCAAAACAACATTTTGTCAGCCATTATCTTGGTGGTCATTGTCATACTGGCTATTCTCGGGACCCGCACGGCATTTTTGGTAGGGGTCTCGATCCCCGGCGCGTTCCTAACCGGTCTGCTGATGCTTGCGGTGAGCGGGATCACGGTTAACATGATTGTGCTTTTCGCCCTGATTATGGCCGTCGGTATGTTGGTTGATGGAGCCATTGTGGTTACCGAATATGCCGACCGCAAAATGCAAGAAGGGGTTGGCCGCAAACAAGCATACCGAGAAGCGGCAAAGCGCATGGCATGGCCAATCACCGCCTCAACCGCTACAACCCTCGCCGCTTTTGCGCCATTGCTATTTTGGCCAGATACCACCGGCGAATTCATGCGTTATCTGCCACTCACCTTGATAGCGACACTGTCAGCATCACTGATCATGGCACTGCTCTTCGTGCCAGTGCTAGGCAGCGTCGTCGGTAAGCCGCAATACACCACCCAGCAAGACAGAGAACGCAAAATTGCCCTGGAAAAAGGCGACTTCTCCCAGGCACACGGTTTGACCAAGCTCTATCTGGCCACCCTTGCTATCGCGATTAAGCACCCGATTAAAATCCTGCTCTCTGCCTGCCTGTTCGCCGTTGCCGTCGGGGTGGCCTACAGCAAGGCAGGGCTCGGGGTCGTCTTCTTCCCTGACGTCGACCCGCCTCACTTTACCATTAAAGCCCGCTCCCATGGTGACTTGTCTATCTACGAAAAGGATACTCTGATGAGCCAGATAGAGCAGCGCATCATGGGCACCGAAGGTATCAAGAGCGTTTACACCCGGACCGGGGGCAATAATGAAATTGGCCAAATCCAGCTCAATCCGCTCGACTGGCAATACCGCCCGCCAATCAAGGACATCATTGCCGAGATGCGGGAAAAAACCGCTGACATTGCTGGCGTCGAGTTGGAATTCAAGTTTCCCCAGGCTGGCCCGCCCAGCGAGCATGACGTGGTTATCGAGGTTTCCGGCAACAACACCGCCGAAATGAACGATGCAGTCCGCCAGGTCCGTTATTGGCTCGAATCACAGCCGGCTTTCACCAATATCTCCGATTCGGCAGACAAGGAAGGGATTGATTGGGAAATCAATATCAGCCGCGATGATGCTGCTCGCTTTGGCAGCGATGCTACCTTGGTCGGCAATACCGTTCAGTTTGTGACAAACGGCCTTAAGATTGGAGACTTCCTCCCCGATGATACCGACGAGGAAGTCGATATCCTGGTTCGCTATCCCGAGGACAAACGGGATATCGGGCGGTTTGATGAGCTGAGGGTAAAAACGGTGTACGGCATGGTACCAATCACCAACTTTGCCAGCATTACGCCCTCGCCGAAACAAGGCACCATCAACCGCATTGATGGCAAACGGGTCATCGAGGTCATGGCGGATATGGCCACTGGCTACAACCTGAGCTTACAGCTTCCAGTGATCAATGCGGCGATTGCGGAAATGCCGCTCGCCAAGGGAACCCAAGTGGTTGTCAGGGGGCAGAATGAAGATCAGGAGAAATCATCCGCCTTTTTGCAAAATGCCTTCCTGGTCGCCCTCGCTGTGATGGGGCTGATTTTGATCACCCAGTTCAATAGTTTCTACCAGGCGCTACTGATACTGAGTGCCGTCCTGTTCTCCACTGTCGGTGTCTTCTTGGGACTACTGATTTTCCAGCGCCCCTTTGGCATCATCATGTCCGGTATCGGGGTGATCTCGCTGGCGGGTATTGTGGTGAACAACAATATCGTTCTGATCGACACGTATAACCAGCTTCGCCACGGCGGAATGGATAAGGTCACTGCCATCATGCACACTGGCGCGCAGCGTTTGCGCCCGGTATTGCTCACAACGATCACAACTGTCCTAGGCCTGCTGCCGATGGTGCTTGAGATGAATATTGACCTGCTAAACCGCGTGGTCGAATTCGGCGCACCCAGTACCCAGTGGTGGTCACAGTTAGCCACTGCGGTGGCCGGGGGGCTTACCTTTGCCACGGTGCTGACCTTGATCCTCACGCCCTGCCTGCTCATGCTGGGACGGGATCATAGACAACGTGCAGAAAAGCGCGCTTCGGCACCGCAAACACAAAACGGCCACACGCCGATGGGGGATCCAGAAGCGATTGTCAAACAACAGCTGGGCAAGATGTTATCTTCCCCGCCAGTACCGAGCAAAACGGTAACCGCGCAGGGAACCACCGAAAGACTGAAGTAA
- a CDS encoding ParA family protein (COG1192) codes for MRRVVFNQKGGVGKSSITANLAAISAAQGYKTLLLDLDVQGNSSHYLGFDINIDNSKNMAELLNQTVGWFSVSTPIKSYPQATPFDNLDIIPASPKLEKIESELERRYKIYKLRDALDELDKEYDRIYIDTPPNLNFFSKAALIGAHKLLIPFDCDSFSQQALMTLLNNVAELREDHNPKLEVEGVIVNMFNAQAKFPAKIIEDLKDIGLQILEPYLPLSVKMKESHYHQQPLIHLLPNHKLTQSFSNLFATLEQTEKATVN; via the coding sequence ATGCGTCGTGTCGTCTTCAACCAAAAAGGCGGGGTTGGTAAATCAAGCATTACTGCCAACCTTGCTGCAATCAGTGCAGCCCAAGGGTACAAGACACTGCTCCTCGACTTAGATGTCCAAGGCAACAGTAGCCACTACCTCGGCTTCGACATCAATATCGACAACAGCAAAAACATGGCTGAGCTACTCAACCAGACCGTGGGCTGGTTCTCGGTATCGACACCGATCAAGTCCTACCCACAAGCGACTCCATTCGACAACCTTGACATTATCCCCGCCAGCCCGAAACTGGAAAAAATCGAGTCTGAGCTCGAGCGCCGTTATAAAATCTATAAACTGCGCGACGCTCTGGATGAGCTGGACAAAGAGTACGACCGTATATACATCGATACCCCGCCGAATTTGAATTTCTTCAGCAAGGCCGCCCTTATTGGTGCTCATAAACTGCTGATCCCGTTTGACTGCGATAGCTTCTCCCAACAGGCATTGATGACCTTGCTCAACAATGTGGCAGAGCTGCGCGAGGATCATAACCCCAAGCTTGAAGTCGAAGGGGTGATTGTCAATATGTTCAATGCCCAGGCCAAGTTCCCAGCTAAAATCATCGAAGACTTAAAAGATATCGGCTTGCAGATCCTTGAGCCTTACCTGCCGCTCTCGGTCAAGATGAAAGAATCGCATTATCACCAACAGCCGCTAATCCACCTGCTGCCGAACCACAAACTCACCCAGTCATTTAGCAATCTTTTTGCCACGCTGGAGCAAACGGAAAAAGCCACAGTCAATTAA
- a CDS encoding putative NmrA family protein (COG0702) yields MENKLIVVVGATGKQGQSVIDALMNNGYRIRALVRNPEKVASLFPPGVEIFKGDLSDKTSLRLLLDDAYGLFIVLPYSKESMMYGKVLLELAKESNLEHIVYSSVGGAERYTKVDHYNYKTRVERFLKSLDIPYTILRPVGYMETFASAKMTKVMTGLLSLYLDANKKFQLISLQDIGRFVEIAFSNPDKYQGTELEIAGDELSLVELIEKINQLNHVQLSPMKFPRFTKHLLPKIMKQMFTFYADDGWKADIGGLKTANAKLLSFDDWLSTIDVDTFNKR; encoded by the coding sequence GTGGAAAATAAATTAATCGTGGTGGTTGGTGCGACAGGCAAGCAAGGCCAGTCAGTAATAGATGCGCTGATGAATAATGGCTACCGGATCAGGGCGCTTGTTCGTAATCCAGAGAAAGTTGCCTCGCTATTCCCTCCGGGCGTAGAAATCTTTAAAGGGGATTTAAGTGATAAGACATCACTGCGATTATTGCTGGACGATGCTTATGGGCTTTTTATTGTCCTTCCGTATTCAAAAGAGTCGATGATGTATGGAAAGGTATTGCTTGAACTAGCTAAAGAATCCAATCTTGAGCATATCGTATACTCTTCCGTGGGGGGAGCGGAGAGGTATACCAAGGTTGATCATTACAATTATAAAACCAGAGTAGAAAGGTTCCTGAAGTCTCTGGATATACCCTATACCATATTACGGCCTGTCGGATATATGGAAACCTTCGCCAGTGCAAAAATGACGAAAGTGATGACCGGTCTTTTGAGTCTTTATCTTGATGCGAATAAGAAATTTCAACTTATCTCCCTGCAAGACATTGGGAGGTTTGTTGAAATTGCTTTTTCCAACCCTGACAAATACCAAGGTACTGAACTGGAAATTGCCGGCGACGAGCTGTCGTTGGTTGAGCTCATTGAAAAAATTAACCAACTCAACCATGTCCAGCTATCACCCATGAAATTTCCGAGGTTCACTAAACATTTGCTTCCGAAAATCATGAAGCAGATGTTTACTTTCTATGCCGATGACGGTTGGAAGGCCGATATTGGTGGCCTAAAAACAGCCAATGCAAAGTTGCTGTCTTTTGACGATTGGTTATCGACCATTGATGTTGATACGTTTAATAAGCGCTAA